A stretch of the Panicum virgatum strain AP13 chromosome 9N, P.virgatum_v5, whole genome shotgun sequence genome encodes the following:
- the LOC120691058 gene encoding extensin-like gives MAGAPRGLLLGVCAALMVVAIANAANGNAASVIVGLAKCADCTRKNLKAEAAFKGLQVAIKCKNSKGDYESKAVGELDGSGAFNVPLTTDLHGADCFAQLHSAVGTPCPGQEPSRIVPQSESHFVVVPGKTNNPSAECASVTICGPIKKHFMDHFHKKPVPPKPKPEPKPQPEYHPPTPTYGSPTPIYHPPARHLFDKKKLLDHFHKDHDHHPFLDHFHKKPVPPKPKPEPKPQPEYHPPTPTYGSPTPIYHPPARHLFDKLLDHFHKDHHHHHLFDHFHKKPVPPKPEPKPQPEYHPPTPTYGSPTPIYHPPTKHLSDKKHWLDHFHKEHEHHHFFDHFHKKPVPPKPKPEPMPKPQPEYHPPTPTYSSPTPTYGSPTPVYHPPAKH, from the exons aTGGCAGGGGCACCACGGGGGCTTCTCCTCGGCGTTTGCGCCGCGCTGATGGTAGTTGCCATCGCAAATGCGGCCAATGGCAACGCGGCATCTGTCATCGTCGGCCTGGCCAAATGTGCCGACTGCACGCGGAAGAACTTGAAGGCCGAGGCGGCTTTCAAAG GTCTTCAGGTGGCGATCAAGTGCAAGAATAGTAAAGGTGACTACGAGAGCAAGGCCGTCGGCGAGCTGGACGGCTCTGGCGCATTCAACGTTCCGCTAACCACTGACCTCCACGGCGCTGACTGCTTTGCTCAGCTGCACAGCGCGGTGGGCACGCCGTGTCCCGGTCAGGAGCCTTCCCGGATCGTTCCACAGTCCGAGAGCCACTTCGTGGTGGTGCCTGGCAAGACAAACAACCCATCGGCAGAGTGCGCGTCGGTAACCATTTGCGGTCCAATCAAGAAGCACTTCATGGACCACTTCCACAAGAAGCCCGTGCCACCAAAGCCGAAGCCGGAACCGAAGCCACAGCCGGAGTACCACCCCCCGACGCCGACATATGGATCCCCAACTCCTATCTATCATCCTCCAGCGAGGCACTTGTTCGACAAGAAGAAATTGCTTGATCACTTCCACAAGGACCATGACCACCATCCCTTCCTTGACCACTTCCACAAGAAGCCTGTGCCACCAAAGCCAAAGCCAGAGCCCAAGCCGCAGCCAGAGTACCATCCCCCAACGCCCACATACGGGTCTCCGACACCGATCTACCACCCTCCAGCTAGGCATTTGTTCGACAAGTTGCTTGATCACTTCCACAAGgaccatcaccaccaccacctctttGACCACTTCCACAAGAAGCCTGTTCCACCGAAGCCGGAGCCCAAACCACAGCCAGAGTACCACCCTCCAACACCCACGTATGGGTCTCCTACTCCAATCTACCATCCTCCTACTAAGCACTTGTCCGACAAGAAGCACTGGCTCGACCATTTCCACAAGGAGCACGAGCACCACCACTTCTTCGATCACTTCCACAAGAAACCTGTGCCGCCAAAGCCAAAGCCAGAGCCCATGCCCAAACCTCAGCCGGAATACCACCCCCCAACGCCTACATACAGTTCACCGACGCCTACATATGGGTCCCCGACTCCGGTATACCATCCTCCGGCCAAGCACTGA